In Helicobacter bilis, a genomic segment contains:
- a CDS encoding glycosyltransferase, with amino-acid sequence MESNKILNIIIPVLNEENRLENGIRGAMAFLREAKIPHIISIVDNGSSDSTQEIAKSLCEELNANILEFISQVEYLRLEERGVGLALREAIAHNAKRSEPCGFIGYMDIDLSTDIGHLQEVYENLKNGVEIIVGSRLLKDSVVIGRSLKREFLSRTLNLILKIALKAKFSDAMCGFKFYQSQVALNLKNLCNDDKSWFYCTQMLVIAQYHNIPIKEIAVKWEDESTDSKVRIFSLSRIYLSEIWRLFKLLRLKKQ; translated from the coding sequence ATGGAATCTAATAAAATTTTAAATATTATTATCCCTGTGCTGAATGAAGAAAATCGGCTTGAAAATGGCATAAGAGGGGCAATGGCGTTTTTAAGGGAAGCAAAGATTCCACACATTATAAGCATTGTAGATAATGGTTCAAGCGATTCTACACAAGAGATTGCCAAAAGTTTATGTGAAGAGTTGAATGCCAACATATTAGAGTTTATTTCACAAGTAGAATACTTACGCTTGGAAGAAAGGGGTGTGGGCTTGGCATTAAGGGAAGCGATAGCACATAATGCCAAAAGAAGTGAGCCTTGTGGCTTTATCGGCTATATGGACATAGATTTATCCACGGATATAGGACATTTACAAGAAGTGTATGAGAATCTAAAAAATGGTGTAGAGATTATTGTAGGCTCTAGGCTTTTAAAAGATTCTGTGGTGATTGGGCGAAGTTTGAAGCGTGAATTTCTCTCTCGCACCTTAAATCTTATCCTTAAAATCGCACTCAAAGCAAAATTTAGCGATGCGATGTGTGGATTTAAATTCTATCAATCGCAAGTGGCTTTAAATCTAAAAAATCTCTGTAATGATGACAAAAGCTGGTTTTACTGCACACAAATGCTAGTTATAGCACAATATCACAACATTCCTATAAAAGAAATCGCTGTAAAGTGGGAAGATGAAAGCACAGATTCTAAAGTGAGAATCTTTTCACTCTCACGCATTTATTTAAGTGAAATCTGGCGACTTTTTAAGCTTTTACGCCTGAAAAAACAATAA